The proteins below come from a single Natranaerofaba carboxydovora genomic window:
- a CDS encoding NAD(P)/FAD-dependent oxidoreductase, producing MRKYDCIIIGAGPAGIFAALELTKKDDMKVLIIDKGKELSNRDCAITNKKGKCYDCKPCNLVSGWGGAGAFSDGKLTLTKDFGGFLTEYQPEEKIEELIDEADKIYQNFGAPTKHYEGDKDKIKQFQREAASADLKLIPAKIRHLGTDSSTQILADIREHLDQYVDVLTGVYIKDLLIDEGKVIGVETKDEEKYYSDYVISAPGRSGSEWFLNQIDKLGLQRSNNPVDIGVRVEVPAVTLEHITNEIYESKLIYHSHSFEDSVRTFCMNPHGEVVLENNEGLMTVNGHSYANYKTENTNFALLVSKNFTKPFNEPIRYGKDIARLANMLGGGVLVQRLGDLLNGRRTTEDRLKKGHVRPTLNEATPGDLSLVLPYRHLVSIRQMLKAMDEFIPGIYSRHTLLYGVEVKFYSSRIALDNNLETSIKNLFACGDGAGVTRGLIQASVSGMLVAREILKRY from the coding sequence ATGAGAAAATATGATTGTATAATAATTGGTGCTGGTCCGGCTGGAATATTTGCTGCTCTAGAGCTTACAAAAAAAGATGACATGAAAGTGCTAATTATTGATAAAGGGAAGGAATTATCAAATAGAGATTGTGCAATAACAAACAAAAAAGGCAAATGCTATGACTGTAAGCCGTGTAATCTAGTAAGTGGATGGGGCGGAGCAGGAGCTTTTAGCGATGGTAAGTTAACCTTGACCAAGGATTTTGGAGGTTTTTTGACTGAATATCAACCAGAAGAAAAGATAGAAGAATTGATTGATGAGGCAGACAAAATATATCAAAACTTTGGGGCGCCTACTAAACATTATGAAGGAGATAAGGATAAAATAAAGCAGTTTCAAAGGGAGGCTGCTAGTGCTGATTTGAAGTTAATCCCGGCCAAAATTAGGCACTTAGGAACTGATAGTAGTACTCAAATTTTGGCTGATATTAGAGAACACTTAGACCAGTACGTTGATGTTTTAACGGGGGTATATATAAAAGATTTGCTTATTGATGAAGGAAAGGTAATCGGAGTAGAAACAAAAGACGAAGAAAAATATTATTCAGATTATGTAATAAGTGCGCCCGGAAGGTCAGGTTCTGAATGGTTTTTAAATCAGATAGATAAACTAGGTTTACAAAGAAGCAACAATCCAGTTGACATAGGAGTAAGAGTTGAAGTCCCTGCCGTAACTTTAGAACATATAACAAACGAAATATATGAATCAAAACTTATATATCATTCGCATTCTTTTGAAGATAGTGTTAGAACTTTCTGTATGAACCCTCATGGGGAGGTGGTTCTAGAAAATAATGAAGGTTTGATGACTGTTAATGGTCATAGTTATGCCAACTATAAAACAGAGAATACAAATTTTGCTCTGCTGGTAAGTAAAAACTTTACAAAGCCTTTTAATGAACCAATAAGATACGGGAAAGACATCGCCAGGTTAGCTAATATGTTAGGGGGAGGAGTTTTAGTTCAAAGACTCGGAGATTTGTTAAATGGCAGAAGAACTACAGAAGATAGATTAAAGAAGGGCCATGTCAGACCAACCCTAAATGAAGCAACCCCTGGTGATCTGAGCCTGGTTTTGCCTTATAGACATCTAGTGAGTATAAGACAAATGTTAAAAGCTATGGATGAATTTATTCCGGGGATATATTCGCGTCATACTTTACTCTATGGAGTAGAAGTCAAATTTTATAGTTCTAGAATAGCACTAGACAATAATCTGGAGACATCCATAAAAAATCTTTTTGCCTGTGGAGATGGAGCAGGTGTAACTAGAGGGCTAATACAAGCTTCAGTATCAGGTATGCTTGTTGCTAGAGAGATACTAAAAAGGTATTAG